The following are encoded in a window of Candidatus Poribacteria bacterium genomic DNA:
- a CDS encoding hydantoinase B/oxoprolinase family protein has product MNTDPIKLELYKNILTSVAEEMGVTLQRTAFSPNIKERLDFSCAVFDNTGKMVAQAAHIPVHLGSMPLSVLAAIDAIEMMPGDMIALNDPYRGGTHLPDITLVAPVFSDADIVEEASDERTAREIKKPVFFVANRAHHADVGGMTPGSMPIATSVIQEGIRIPPIKLIQGGELDTDLWEFILANVRTPEERRGDMEAQLAANRVGERRLREMVDKYGAPEITQYMQELCAYASRMVRARLREIPNGRYTYTDMLDNDGITDKPIEIRVAIEIEDDTAVVDFTGTAQQARGSVNAIYAITLSAVFYAFRCIAGADVPANAGCLEPIRVVAPEGTVVNAKFPAAVAGGNVETSQRIVDVLLGALAQACPDQIPAASSGTMNNLTIGGYDVSRGKDFTYYETIAGGMGARPNRDGIDAIHTHMTNTMNTPIEAIETSYPMQVAAYSIRRGTGGAGKFRGGAGVIRALRLLTDAEVTILSDRRKRGPYGLQGGESGTPGRNVLISGGEETPLASKVSISTREGDVIRIETPGGGGFSSEP; this is encoded by the coding sequence ATGAACACTGATCCTATTAAACTTGAGCTTTACAAGAATATACTGACCTCGGTTGCCGAGGAGATGGGCGTAACGCTACAACGCACAGCGTTCTCACCGAATATCAAAGAACGACTCGATTTTTCGTGTGCCGTGTTTGATAACACAGGTAAAATGGTTGCACAAGCCGCGCATATCCCTGTGCACCTCGGTTCCATGCCCCTTTCGGTTCTTGCTGCGATTGACGCTATCGAAATGATGCCCGGCGATATGATTGCCCTTAATGATCCCTATCGCGGTGGCACCCACCTACCGGATATTACGCTCGTCGCGCCTGTCTTCTCAGATGCAGATATTGTTGAAGAAGCATCAGATGAACGAACCGCAAGGGAAATTAAAAAACCTGTCTTTTTTGTCGCCAATCGCGCGCATCACGCCGATGTGGGCGGGATGACCCCCGGTTCCATGCCAATTGCGACGAGTGTCATTCAGGAAGGCATCCGAATTCCACCCATTAAACTCATCCAGGGTGGAGAATTGGACACCGACCTTTGGGAATTCATTCTCGCGAATGTCCGCACGCCTGAGGAACGCCGCGGCGATATGGAAGCGCAGCTCGCTGCGAACCGTGTCGGTGAACGGCGACTCCGGGAGATGGTGGACAAGTATGGCGCGCCGGAAATTACGCAATACATGCAGGAACTCTGTGCGTATGCAAGTCGGATGGTCAGGGCACGCCTTCGGGAAATCCCGAATGGACGTTATACATACACTGATATGCTTGATAATGATGGCATCACTGATAAACCTATTGAGATACGGGTTGCGATTGAGATCGAAGATGATACCGCAGTGGTTGACTTCACGGGCACGGCGCAGCAGGCCCGAGGTTCAGTGAACGCGATTTACGCAATTACGCTCTCCGCTGTTTTTTATGCCTTTCGATGTATCGCGGGTGCAGACGTTCCTGCCAATGCCGGGTGTTTGGAACCGATTCGGGTCGTTGCGCCAGAGGGAACCGTTGTGAACGCAAAATTTCCAGCAGCGGTCGCAGGGGGAAATGTCGAAACATCGCAGCGTATTGTTGATGTGCTGCTCGGCGCATTGGCGCAAGCCTGTCCGGATCAGATTCCCGCTGCGAGTTCCGGCACCATGAATAACCTCACGATAGGCGGGTATGATGTTTCGCGCGGGAAGGACTTTACTTATTATGAAACGATTGCGGGCGGAATGGGCGCACGCCCAAATCGAGACGGAATTGATGCTATCCACACACACATGACGAATACGATGAATACACCTATAGAGGCGATTGAGACGAGCTATCCGATGCAAGTGGCGGCATACTCGATTCGGCGCGGAACAGGCGGGGCAGGGAAGTTCCGAGGCGGGGCAGGTGTCATTCGGGCATTGCGGCTTCTTACGGATGCCGAGGTCACGATCCTTTCAGATCGGCGAAAGCGGGGCCCCTACGGATTGCAAGGCGGTGAATCGGGAACACCGGGACGTAACGTGCTAATTTCCGGTGGAGAAGAAACGCCGTTAGCGAGTAAGGTCTCCATTTCTACGCGCGAAGGGGATGTCATTCGGATAGAAACGCCGGGCGGCGGCGGATTCTCGTCTGAGCCGTAA
- a CDS encoding Gfo/Idh/MocA family oxidoreductase has translation MKQVNIALIGAGGMANGVHYPSLRECEDVNLVGLCDVIPSKLQATAERFEIEDTFTDYKRMLEKTSPDAVYILMPPQHLFPLVIHCLSQQHHVFIEKPPGVTLHQTKEMERAAEKNDCKSMVGFNRRFIPLLQKVKTIVEKQGPILQCMSTFHKNTPDARYYDGVIDVLTCDAIHAVDALRWLGGGDVKAVASDINSFYSERENSFNALVKFSSGASGYLCTNWAVGGRIHTFEMHAREISAYINPDPGGRATLHTPNGNPTEITPEEAAGSDATHRAYGFYGESRHFVDCIQQNQQPLTCFADAVKTMELVAAIYQNRIDA, from the coding sequence ATGAAACAGGTCAATATTGCGTTAATCGGCGCGGGTGGGATGGCAAACGGTGTCCATTATCCGTCGCTCAGAGAGTGTGAAGATGTGAATCTTGTTGGATTGTGTGACGTGATTCCATCAAAACTTCAGGCAACAGCCGAACGCTTTGAGATTGAGGATACATTCACTGACTATAAACGGATGCTTGAGAAGACGAGTCCCGATGCGGTGTATATCCTCATGCCGCCGCAACACCTATTTCCGCTCGTCATTCACTGTCTGTCGCAACAGCATCACGTTTTTATTGAGAAACCGCCCGGTGTTACACTTCACCAAACCAAAGAAATGGAACGTGCTGCAGAGAAAAACGACTGCAAGTCGATGGTCGGTTTCAACCGTCGCTTTATCCCTCTCCTGCAAAAGGTCAAAACGATCGTTGAAAAGCAGGGTCCGATCCTTCAGTGCATGTCAACCTTCCACAAAAACACACCGGATGCGCGCTATTACGACGGCGTGATAGACGTCCTAACATGTGATGCCATCCACGCCGTGGATGCACTCCGATGGCTTGGTGGCGGTGACGTAAAAGCCGTCGCGAGCGACATCAACAGTTTCTATTCCGAGCGCGAAAACAGTTTCAACGCCCTTGTTAAATTCAGTAGCGGTGCCTCAGGGTATCTGTGTACGAACTGGGCAGTCGGCGGTCGTATCCATACATTTGAGATGCATGCGCGTGAGATTTCCGCCTATATCAATCCAGATCCCGGGGGACGCGCCACCCTTCACACACCCAACGGAAACCCAACGGAAATTACGCCTGAAGAAGCCGCAGGATCCGATGCTACACACAGGGCTTACGGATTTTATGGAGAGAGCAGACATTTTGTCGACTGTATCCAGCAGAACCAGCAGCCGTTAACCTGTTTCGCGGACGCAGTCAAGACGATGGAACTCGTAGCAGCTATCTATCAAAACCGGATAGATGCTTGA
- the rsmH gene encoding 16S rRNA (cytosine(1402)-N(4))-methyltransferase RsmH yields the protein MMDTHHIPVLCDKVIDFLSPKSDGIYIDGTVGLGGHSAAILETSAPNGRVIGIDLDVEALSIAKSRLHVFGERSSLINGNFAEMDALLETRHSIHAVDGIVLDLGVSSLQVDTPHRGFSFNHTGPLDMRMNARQMLNSERETDITAMRVVNNSPMDALIDIFKRYGEERFARRIAHRIIQTRQETPIMTTTQLAKIVKRAVPKGVSKIHPATRVFQALRIHINAELENLETGLDVAIQLLRQGGCLCIITFHSLEDRIVKHYFQKCARTCICPPKTPICICEHTASLEILTKRPISPDAVEVQHNRRARSAKLRVARKL from the coding sequence ATTATGGATACACACCACATACCCGTTTTGTGTGATAAAGTGATTGATTTTCTCAGTCCAAAATCGGATGGTATTTACATAGATGGCACTGTTGGATTAGGGGGGCATAGTGCTGCTATTTTAGAGACTTCCGCACCTAACGGACGCGTGATCGGAATCGATTTAGATGTTGAGGCTCTCAGTATCGCAAAAAGTAGATTACACGTCTTCGGGGAGCGTTCTTCTCTCATTAACGGTAATTTTGCTGAGATGGATGCCTTATTGGAAACCAGACACTCGATTCATGCTGTAGACGGTATCGTGCTTGACTTAGGTGTGTCGTCCCTGCAGGTCGACACACCCCACCGAGGTTTCAGTTTCAACCATACCGGTCCGTTAGATATGCGCATGAATGCGCGACAGATGTTAAATAGCGAACGGGAAACGGATATTACAGCGATGCGGGTCGTCAACAACAGTCCAATGGATGCCCTTATTGATATTTTCAAGCGGTATGGCGAAGAACGATTCGCGAGACGGATTGCCCATCGGATTATTCAGACGAGACAAGAAACACCAATAATGACAACAACGCAACTCGCAAAGATTGTCAAGCGAGCTGTCCCCAAAGGCGTATCCAAAATCCATCCTGCGACCCGTGTATTTCAGGCACTTCGCATTCATATCAACGCCGAATTGGAGAATCTCGAAACGGGTTTAGACGTTGCAATACAACTTTTGCGACAGGGCGGTTGTCTATGTATTATCACGTTTCATTCGCTTGAAGATAGAATTGTCAAACACTATTTTCAGAAATGCGCACGGACGTGTATCTGTCCGCCGAAAACGCCGATCTGTATTTGTGAACACACCGCATCTTTGGAAATTCTCACGAAGCGTCCTATATCACCAGACGCGGTTGAAGTTCAACACAACCGGCGAGCGCGAAGTGCTAAACTACGCGTCGCTCGCAAATTGTAG
- a CDS encoding penicillin-binding protein 2, which produces MKNNSHLSIRRLVFVLIILQVGFLLLVGKLFNVQLSNDAIRQGPSGHPWGSTRTAAVKRGKILDRHGNVFALSRHSLSVYADPTYMKIDPIDAAQRLAPVLGVPESELLAKLRRKDKRFVWLKKDIDYELLDEIRAIEKDIRGIKHEVEQQRTYPKGKLAAQVIGHINDQNMGEGIEYQYNNYLLNARERQAARRAEAARNEPINLLTKGDSTDDYGYSVVLTLDEYIQYVAEKELAAACRKWNAPRGTAIVLASKTAEILALASYPTYDLNHYTLGSEQAKRNLGVWFAYEPGSIFKIIASSAVLNEGIMSPESTVFCENGRYRLPNGRIIRDVSGKGWLTLEEVLHKSSNIGMIKVVKELGHENLSTYIEKYGFGKATGVDLPYEHNGSLYAVKHWDTHSLGSVPFGQGIMVTPLQMVSALNVIANDGKLLRPHITREIRDSNGKVIEKKYAIDVRQVIRPTVAKQMAEILVGVVEDGSGRRARVEGYRVAGKTGTAQKAEKDGKGYAGKEIMSFMGFLPAENPMVSIIVMLDEPKGARFSGQIAGPLFQQIAAQTMQYLKQTEFFGPELQRLPDFSSVVTKQSPTLKGEGL; this is translated from the coding sequence ATGAAAAACAATTCACATTTATCCATTCGCCGATTGGTTTTCGTACTGATTATACTGCAGGTGGGTTTCCTGTTATTGGTCGGTAAACTGTTCAACGTTCAACTCTCCAACGATGCCATCCGCCAAGGCCCCTCTGGACACCCTTGGGGCTCCACGCGCACAGCAGCGGTAAAACGCGGCAAAATTTTGGACAGACATGGGAATGTTTTCGCCTTGAGCCGTCACAGCCTCTCCGTCTATGCGGATCCGACGTATATGAAAATCGATCCGATTGACGCTGCTCAGAGACTCGCCCCGGTTTTAGGGGTTCCCGAATCCGAATTGCTTGCCAAACTTCGCCGCAAGGATAAACGGTTTGTATGGCTCAAAAAGGATATAGATTACGAGTTACTTGACGAAATTCGCGCAATTGAGAAAGACATCCGTGGCATAAAGCATGAGGTCGAACAGCAACGTACCTATCCGAAAGGGAAACTCGCCGCCCAAGTTATTGGACATATAAACGACCAAAATATGGGTGAGGGAATTGAGTACCAGTACAACAATTACCTTTTGAACGCGCGGGAACGACAAGCAGCACGACGGGCAGAAGCCGCCCGTAACGAACCCATAAACTTATTAACCAAGGGTGATTCCACCGACGATTATGGGTATAGCGTGGTTCTGACCCTTGACGAATATATTCAGTACGTCGCCGAGAAGGAATTAGCAGCAGCGTGTCGAAAATGGAACGCACCACGAGGGACCGCCATCGTCTTGGCATCAAAAACGGCAGAGATATTGGCACTCGCAAGCTACCCCACGTATGATTTGAATCATTATACCCTCGGCAGTGAGCAAGCAAAAAGGAATCTCGGTGTTTGGTTCGCGTATGAACCCGGTTCGATTTTTAAAATCATTGCATCCTCTGCTGTTTTGAACGAGGGCATTATGAGCCCTGAGTCAACGGTTTTTTGCGAAAACGGACGGTACCGACTCCCAAACGGTAGAATCATCCGAGACGTATCTGGGAAAGGATGGCTTACCTTAGAAGAAGTCCTCCACAAATCCAGTAACATCGGTATGATTAAAGTCGTCAAGGAATTGGGACATGAGAACCTTAGTACCTACATTGAAAAATACGGCTTTGGAAAAGCAACCGGTGTAGACCTACCTTATGAGCACAACGGAAGTCTTTATGCCGTAAAGCACTGGGATACGCATTCTCTTGGCTCCGTCCCTTTTGGCCAAGGAATTATGGTGACCCCTCTTCAGATGGTGAGCGCTTTAAACGTCATTGCGAACGATGGAAAACTCCTCCGCCCACATATTACCCGAGAAATTCGGGACAGTAATGGAAAGGTGATTGAAAAGAAATACGCCATTGATGTCCGACAGGTAATCCGCCCGACAGTCGCAAAACAGATGGCAGAGATACTCGTCGGGGTCGTTGAAGATGGAAGTGGTAGACGGGCACGTGTTGAAGGCTATCGCGTAGCAGGAAAAACAGGAACAGCTCAAAAGGCTGAAAAAGACGGTAAAGGCTATGCTGGCAAAGAGATCATGTCTTTTATGGGATTCCTACCAGCAGAGAATCCGATGGTATCAATAATCGTCATGCTCGATGAACCGAAAGGCGCACGTTTTAGCGGACAAATCGCAGGACCGCTTTTTCAGCAAATCGCTGCCCAAACAATGCAATACTTGAAGCAAACTGAGTTCTTCGGACCCGAACTTCAAAGGCTCCCCGACTTTTCATCTGTTGTGACAAAACAATCACCGACGCTGAAAGGAGAGGGGCTGTGA
- a CDS encoding UDP-N-acetylmuramoyl-L-alanyl-D-glutamate--2,6-diaminopimelate ligase → MCCDKTITDAERRGAVRLHKLLRGLNITTSSGSPDIDITGVVSDNRNVEPGNAFVCYQGINVDSHDFIPDALQKGAAVVIGEKPITAIETQGRFPITYLQVPCGRQAMSLIAANWHGNPAKHLKLIGITGTNGKTSTAHLIHAIFKASGQKTALIGTVGHQYTNAQGKEKIFPASLTTPDAFALHALFKQFTMDNVESVTMETSSQGLALQRLAGLTFDTAVFTNFTQDHLDYHQTMEAYLKAKLMLFEQLDKEGVAILNSDSPVAERIVHICTDLQKPLTYGLGEKSDLYAADINFSHNQLTFTAVTPDGRIPAKLRLLGEYNLYNALAAIAVGLCYDCPIPAIQEGLAATVVPGRFELIDRGQDFAVIVDYAHTPDGLENVLTAAKRVAERNLICVFGCGGDRDNGKRPKMGNISAQIADYSVITSDNPRTEAPDEIITQIVSNLPHDTKYVCIPERRDAIHHAIATAKSGDVVVIAGKGHEDYQEINGKRFPFDDRVVASDFLSDSV, encoded by the coding sequence ATCTGTTGTGACAAAACAATCACCGACGCTGAAAGGAGAGGGGCTGTGAGGCTTCATAAACTGCTCCGCGGACTTAACATTACCACAAGTTCTGGATCGCCGGATATTGATATTACCGGTGTTGTCAGCGACAATCGGAACGTCGAACCAGGTAATGCTTTCGTCTGTTATCAAGGCATCAACGTGGATAGCCACGACTTCATTCCAGATGCGCTTCAAAAAGGAGCAGCAGTTGTCATTGGTGAAAAACCGATAACGGCGATAGAGACACAAGGAAGGTTTCCGATCACATACCTGCAAGTTCCCTGCGGACGCCAAGCGATGTCCTTGATTGCCGCCAATTGGCACGGGAACCCTGCCAAACACCTCAAACTCATCGGTATTACAGGCACCAACGGTAAAACCTCAACAGCACATCTCATACACGCTATATTCAAGGCAAGCGGGCAGAAAACGGCACTCATTGGAACAGTTGGGCACCAGTACACGAACGCCCAAGGCAAAGAGAAAATATTTCCCGCTTCTCTTACGACTCCCGATGCGTTCGCACTCCACGCGCTTTTCAAGCAGTTTACGATGGACAACGTCGAGTCTGTTACGATGGAAACCTCCTCGCAAGGGTTAGCACTCCAACGACTCGCAGGGCTTACCTTTGATACCGCAGTTTTTACCAACTTCACCCAAGACCACCTTGATTACCATCAAACGATGGAAGCATATTTAAAGGCGAAACTGATGCTGTTCGAGCAACTCGACAAGGAAGGTGTTGCTATTTTGAACAGTGATTCACCGGTGGCGGAGCGTATTGTCCATATTTGCACTGATTTGCAGAAACCTTTGACATACGGTCTTGGTGAAAAATCAGATCTATACGCAGCGGATATTAATTTTTCTCATAATCAATTGACGTTTACAGCCGTTACGCCAGATGGACGGATTCCGGCGAAGTTGCGTTTACTGGGAGAATATAACCTTTACAACGCTCTTGCCGCCATCGCTGTCGGGCTCTGTTACGATTGTCCGATCCCAGCGATCCAGGAAGGTCTCGCCGCGACTGTCGTTCCTGGACGGTTTGAACTTATTGATCGAGGACAGGATTTCGCAGTCATCGTTGACTATGCCCACACACCCGATGGCTTAGAAAATGTCCTGACTGCTGCCAAACGGGTCGCCGAACGTAATTTAATTTGTGTTTTCGGATGCGGCGGCGATAGGGATAACGGCAAGCGTCCGAAGATGGGAAATATTTCGGCACAAATTGCGGATTATAGCGTGATTACCTCCGACAATCCGCGCACTGAGGCCCCTGATGAAATCATCACGCAAATTGTGTCAAATTTACCACATGACACCAAATATGTGTGCATTCCAGAGAGACGTGACGCTATCCACCACGCAATCGCGACGGCAAAATCCGGTGATGTTGTTGTAATCGCGGGTAAAGGACATGAAGATTACCAGGAAATTAATGGCAAACGATTTCCCTTTGACGATAGGGTTGTGGCTTCAGATTTTTTAAGCGATTCTGTCTGA
- a CDS encoding alpha/beta hydrolase produces the protein MIQNLQGRSTQQLVLNNLKIAYQVAGEGDGVLLLHGWGGEAASFQPVFDWLAQSHKVYALDLPGFGQSQIPPTAWNSSDYAQFVIAFMEKLGIPKAHFIGHSFGGRISIIVAAEYPEKVDKLILVDSAGIIPPRTAKYHLRVGLVKIGKLLRRCGKYGVIVADAMSARAGSKDYQNAGDMRATLVKVVNQDLRAFLPRITASTLLIWGEDDKDTPVAFGQIMEKEIPDAGLVVLKEAGHFSYLDQFPQFCRIVASFLNI, from the coding sequence ATGATTCAAAATCTGCAAGGACGAAGCACACAGCAGCTCGTACTCAATAATTTAAAAATCGCATATCAGGTTGCCGGAGAGGGTGACGGGGTTCTCCTCCTGCATGGCTGGGGTGGAGAAGCGGCGAGTTTTCAACCTGTCTTTGATTGGCTCGCACAATCTCACAAAGTCTACGCACTCGATTTGCCAGGGTTCGGCCAGAGTCAAATTCCACCTACAGCGTGGAACAGTTCCGACTATGCACAGTTCGTTATAGCGTTCATGGAGAAACTTGGCATTCCAAAGGCTCACTTCATCGGTCACTCCTTTGGTGGTAGAATTTCGATTATCGTCGCAGCGGAATACCCTGAAAAAGTCGATAAACTTATTTTAGTTGACAGTGCGGGAATCATACCGCCTCGAACCGCCAAATACCACCTTCGCGTAGGTTTGGTAAAAATCGGTAAATTGCTCCGCCGATGCGGCAAATATGGTGTTATCGTTGCAGACGCGATGTCCGCACGTGCCGGCTCTAAAGATTACCAGAACGCTGGAGATATGCGTGCCACACTTGTCAAAGTCGTGAATCAAGATCTGCGTGCATTCTTGCCACGGATAACCGCGTCAACCCTGCTCATCTGGGGGGAAGACGATAAGGATACACCCGTGGCTTTCGGGCAAATTATGGAAAAAGAAATACCTGATGCCGGATTGGTTGTCCTCAAGGAAGCAGGACACTTTTCGTATCTTGATCAGTTCCCGCAGTTCTGCCGAATTGTCGCAAGTTTTTTGAATATTTAA
- a CDS encoding UDP-N-acetylmuramoyl-tripeptide--D-alanyl-D-alanine ligase produces MFFYFATLTCLVRAVVRTTRGLHILQLDGYKTGRYLKWIGQHLRNCFEIKEILTIGGLLILTAFYPQYSDTWLFPVLCLVWGGFQIYMITQRKKVEAKKPLVYTARAKRVFGLSICLLVGIATTLVLIAQTSPWRIAIFLFSEVTVINLTIANLLLYPLERTIHGAYFFSAKKRIKTLQPKVIGITGSYGKTSTKYILHQILSQKFNALMTPDSYNTPMGICKVIRGDLTAEHEIFIVEMGAYKRGDIRELCNLASPQIGILTAVGPQHLERFKSIENIAKTKYELIESLPSGGLAVFNCDNEICAGLADRRGQDGNPVLRYATEPFPVASAAERAELTAKNIQHTDEGLAFTIHTSVGPETEIQTRLLGRHNVSNILAATAVAVECGMTLAEIRVAIANVEPVPHRLQLTASEGNVTIIDDSFNSNPVGAKAALEVLTEIQGGKKVLVTPGMVELGEREYEENKRLGEHAADVCDLVILVGPKRTTPILDGLKAVQYPNQQIIVALNLEEVKQHLATQVRAGDVVLFENDLPDSYNEEQQSATG; encoded by the coding sequence ATGTTTTTCTACTTTGCGACGCTCACCTGTTTAGTAAGGGCTGTTGTCAGGACCACGCGTGGCCTCCATATACTCCAACTCGATGGCTATAAGACGGGTCGGTACCTGAAGTGGATAGGTCAGCATCTGAGGAATTGTTTTGAAATCAAGGAGATTCTCACTATTGGCGGACTTCTCATCCTGACAGCGTTCTATCCACAATACAGTGATACGTGGCTGTTTCCTGTGCTGTGTTTGGTTTGGGGTGGGTTCCAAATCTACATGATCACGCAACGGAAAAAGGTCGAAGCAAAAAAACCGCTCGTTTACACGGCACGCGCGAAACGGGTGTTTGGACTCTCAATCTGCTTGCTTGTTGGTATTGCGACAACACTCGTGCTTATAGCTCAGACGAGTCCGTGGCGAATTGCGATCTTCCTCTTTAGCGAAGTAACTGTCATTAATTTAACAATTGCGAATCTTCTTCTCTATCCTTTGGAGCGGACCATACACGGCGCGTATTTCTTTTCAGCGAAAAAGCGAATCAAGACGCTCCAGCCCAAAGTTATCGGAATCACAGGAAGTTACGGCAAGACAAGCACGAAATATATTTTACATCAGATTTTGTCCCAAAAATTTAACGCATTGATGACACCCGACAGTTACAATACACCCATGGGTATTTGCAAAGTCATCCGCGGGGACCTTACCGCCGAACATGAGATATTTATTGTCGAAATGGGGGCTTATAAACGTGGCGACATCCGTGAGTTGTGTAACTTAGCCTCTCCTCAAATCGGCATTCTCACCGCTGTCGGACCTCAGCACTTAGAACGATTCAAAAGTATAGAGAATATTGCCAAAACGAAATATGAGTTGATTGAGTCCCTCCCATCGGGTGGACTTGCGGTTTTCAACTGCGATAATGAAATCTGCGCTGGACTTGCCGATAGAAGGGGACAAGATGGAAATCCAGTGCTTCGGTACGCGACAGAACCTTTTCCGGTAGCCTCGGCTGCTGAGCGTGCTGAGTTAACCGCCAAGAACATTCAACACACCGACGAAGGGCTTGCTTTCACAATACACACATCCGTCGGTCCGGAAACCGAAATTCAGACCCGACTTTTGGGGAGGCATAACGTATCCAATATCCTCGCTGCAACGGCAGTTGCGGTGGAATGTGGAATGACGCTTGCGGAAATTCGGGTAGCAATCGCCAATGTTGAACCCGTCCCACACCGCTTGCAATTGACCGCCAGCGAAGGCAACGTAACCATCATTGACGATAGTTTCAACTCGAATCCAGTCGGCGCGAAAGCGGCTCTTGAAGTCCTCACTGAAATCCAAGGTGGTAAAAAAGTTTTAGTGACACCTGGGATGGTAGAACTCGGTGAAAGGGAATACGAAGAAAATAAACGTCTCGGAGAACACGCAGCCGATGTCTGTGATTTGGTCATTTTAGTGGGTCCCAAGCGGACAACTCCGATTTTAGACGGTTTGAAAGCCGTCCAATATCCAAACCAACAAATCATTGTTGCCCTCAATTTGGAAGAAGTCAAACAACATTTAGCAACACAGGTTCGAGCCGGTGATGTTGTCCTTTTTGAAAACGACCTCCCGGACAGTTATAATGAGGAACAGCAGTCGGCTACGGGTTGA